The genome window TTATCGCCTGGTGTAGTCATCCACGCATAAACCATATATCCGGGTATACAAAGCATGGAAGATAACGCTGTAAACCAACCTAATACATGCGACCACCAGGGGTACTCATAGTCCAAATACTTTATAGGTGTCCATTGAATTAGATTGAAGACAAACACGCCCTAATTTCAATATcgaatattagatataaactaatttaaaatagttacaaaaagtaaaattcaCTTAGCATTcaacaaaaagtaaaattttgttagGCATCTGCAACCATACATGCGCGAAAAGATCTTTAAatcacgcatatatatatttcaaaaatttttgttaatatgaaagaaaatttacttcGTTTTAGCCGAAAGAATTTAGATGAAttatagatgaaaaaaatacagaaaacatATATCccataatctttttttttcattgtactGTTTTTTggttattttaagaaaaataaattagcaaaaataacgaattaaattgaattaaaccgaaataaaaaaagcacaacaaaataataataaatcttatacTTACAACGCAAATCAGCGGCGTAGTTATCGTCCAGCAAAATTTCCACCACATGAGAGGATAATATCCGATCATATCACGCAGAGCATCATAAAATCTATTTACTCCAAATGCCCAGCTGATCGATATGCACTCGAAGAAGATAAGGAAGAGCAGACAGAAACCCGAGACGGCGTATGAATCGAGGATTTGAAAAACGTACATGCCACCTTGAGAAATGCATGCTAACCCGATGAGATAGGACAAGGCACACACGATGGCGATGAAAATCTCTTTACGGCGACGTAATAATAGAGGCCACTCATCCACCTAAAAAACAGTTGactaaataattgaaacaataTCTTTGTAGAccaaaaaaaggaatttttcttgaaatgtaATAGtgtaatcaaatatttgaaacaaatcGTAAACAACaatcaaagaaaatagaaaattactgattttttagttgaaaaatagaaatttttaaattttactaaaaaagttatattttaagttcagtaaatatataaatattaaaataatgaaagtgTCACGCTTTTTAAAATGGTACCATAGCTGTGACGAAGCCTTCCATTGTGCAAAATTGGGAATCAAGTCCGATGAGCAGTAACATGAAGAAGAACAGACACGACCAAAGTGGTGCCCCCGGAAGTTGAAGAACCGCTGATGGATAAGCGAGGAAAGCTAGACCCGGTCCAGAAGCAGCCACTTCAGCGACCGGTTTTTGTTGTTCGTGCGCCATAAAACCTACCACTGAGAATATCACGAAACCCGCAAACATACTGGTAGATGAATTGACCGAACAGACAATCAGCGCGTCCTTGTAGACATTGTTggtaaatttattgtaactGCCAAGGGCTACCAAAGTGCCGAGTCCAAGAccgtacgaaaaaaaaatttgcgtcACTGCGTCGATCCATACCTGCGAATTTCATTATCTGTTTTCACAAGTTTGCACgtggaatatttttaaaatattttcgctttaattttcaataataatactctgaagatatatacttttcaagaatatttcttttttatttttatttttttgttttattttattttgttttgtagaatatttctattttattctcgATCTCATCACATTATCcgtaaattacttaaaaaattattattaaaataaatgtgaattgatgtgtattataaaatcttaaattagtTATATGTTGTTggatcatataaatattgaattaagaaTTATAGTTAAATAACACATTTATGGAATTATTTCAAACCCAAGAAGCTTAAGAAGTCAGCAACTGAGGAAAAAATTTACCTCAGATTCTCGAAGCTTAGACAAGTTTGGACTGATATAAAATCGAATGCCTTCCATAGCGCCGGGTAGTGTAATGCCACGAATCAAAAGAACAGTGAGCAACACGTATGGGAACAGAGAAGTGAAGTAGACGACTTTGCCGGTCCACTTCACGCCTTTCCAGATGCAAAAGTAGCAGATTATCCATACTAACAATAATGTACCCGCCAATTCCCATCGAATGTGGCCCATATATTCGATACCCTCGCTGATTTCCAACGCTCGACGTCTGAAAGATAAAGATAGTTGTATTTATGTAAGCGCGGCGGTAGAAAAGCGCAAATTATGTGCGTCATGTATTCaggagaaaatgaaaaattgtatttatactgACTCCCAGAACTCCTTTACAGGATCCGTAAGCTCCGTCACCGACACGTTTTTGTGATTGACCGTGCACATATTGATAACGCTATTATTCCTGACTGATCCTGAGAACTCGGTCCAGCAAAACAGCGAGCTTCTATCGTAAGGATTCACACAGTTCTTGGTGTTCCAGTAGTTGTTGCAGCTGCCCCAAGGTAACTCTACAGTTATATAACACTTAATAAAGTCTCTTACCCCAACTCTTCatcattatgaaataaaaaattttttatttaagctatattaaagaacatttttgtaatcgcaaaaatttatagtGTAGATAAACTTGTCAGTATACTCACCACTGCGCATTGACATGAAGAAGTAGAAAATCGCCCAAGCCAGGATAACAATGTAGTAGACATTCATCCAGCAGGACATAACGGCGGCGGCGTAACCGATACCTTTGAAGAGTGGCGCTATTTTGAAGACTCCGAGGCCGCCTATCGTGAGCATCTGTCCGAGAGCCAGTTCCATGAAAAACATGGGTATACCGGCGAGAAACAGTGTCAAGAAGTACGGGATTAGAAATGCGCCGCCGCCATTTTTATAGCAGAGATACGGAAATCGCCATACGTTGCCAAGACCGATTGCCAGACCGACCTTGAAGAAATAACAAACGTCAAAGCCATGAGCAAGCACAAGGCACACACATACTCAAGTCACATTTATTTCACTCAAtggtaaagaaataattttatatctttaagaCTCGTAAGTTTTCTGGCACATCATCTCTTTATTCGATAGTTATGTTATGATATATGATTTTGTTGAAGTTTGACGTAACGagtaatatagtaatataataaaatgcattacCACGCTGAGAATAAAATCCAGCTTGGTGCTCCATGTTCCACGATCCGGCAGAGGTTTGCTTTTGCTGGTCGTTGAGCATGTTAGGTTTAATGCTGTCCTGCCGTTGTCGGGATTTTCTGGATCAGTTACCTCAGGATCGCGCGATGCTTCTGTCATGTTTGTAGAGCACCAATGGTAATTTCAGTGTTCTCTGTTCGTGCACTCACTCCAGCTGATTGTCGACTAGTGTCGTCTCAAATGCGAAAATGATAATGAGACATAACACAGGAGAAGTACCTATAGCAAAACGAAAAATGTACAGTTTACTCAACTTTACGATAtagcttaaaataaattttaaatacttaagAAACAGCAACAAGCAGTTGCAGCCTGGCAGTTGCTGCAAcaagaaatttgaaaattttgacatattttaaatccGTGAcatacataaacataaaaattcatgaatatagagtaaacaaaatttctttttactttaaaattataaaattataaaagtttataaaattgatcaatttGCTGAAACGTgctaaataattgtaaataattatataaaatatcaaatattataatattcagctttcaaattacaaattttcaacTATCAAAGTTTCCtcatcttttctcttttaaaacgTTTCGATCGAGTTCTCATTCTTCGCGAGCTACAGATGTTCCTCTGATTTTTATTGTCTGGAAAATCTGCGGAAAACGATTAGATATTTGGGTCAAAGATAAATGCTCCTAGGTATTGAAAGAAGTGAAAAACTGGCTGATCATTGTGAG of Anoplolepis gracilipes chromosome 8, ASM4749672v1, whole genome shotgun sequence contains these proteins:
- the Gat-a gene encoding GABA neurotransmitter transporter-1A, whose translation is MTEASRDPEVTDPENPDNGRTALNLTCSTTSKSKPLPDRGTWSTKLDFILSVVGLAIGLGNVWRFPYLCYKNGGGAFLIPYFLTLFLAGIPMFFMELALGQMLTIGGLGVFKIAPLFKGIGYAAAVMSCWMNVYYIVILAWAIFYFFMSMRSELPWGSCNNYWNTKNCVNPYDRSSLFCWTEFSGSVRNNSVINMCTVNHKNVSVTELTDPVKEFWERRALEISEGIEYMGHIRWELAGTLLLVWIICYFCIWKGVKWTGKVVYFTSLFPYVLLTVLLIRGITLPGAMEGIRFYISPNLSKLRESEVWIDAVTQIFFSYGLGLGTLVALGSYNKFTNNVYKDALIVCSVNSSTSMFAGFVIFSVVGFMAHEQQKPVAEVAASGPGLAFLAYPSAVLQLPGAPLWSCLFFFMLLLIGLDSQFCTMEGFVTAMVDEWPLLLRRRKEIFIAIVCALSYLIGLACISQGGMYVFQILDSYAVSGFCLLFLIFFECISISWAFGVNRFYDALRDMIGYYPLMWWKFCWTITTPLICVGVFVFNLIQWTPIKYLDYEYPWWSHVLGWFTALSSMLCIPGYMVYAWMTTPGDNRTKYKLLIQIEDDVATLRTKMGQPPVELTPL